A stretch of Mesoplodon densirostris isolate mMesDen1 chromosome 7, mMesDen1 primary haplotype, whole genome shotgun sequence DNA encodes these proteins:
- the OAF gene encoding out at first protein homolog — protein sequence MRPPGRGGVPPASPALLLLLLPVLMQLLGAPRSVGAGTGAGAPSELRVRVRLPDGQVTEESLQADSDADSISLELRKPDGTLISFTADFKKDVKIFRALILGELEKGQSQFQALCFVTRLHHNEIIPSEAMAKLRQKNPRAVRQAEEVRGLEQMHMDVTVNFSQGGLLSPHLRNVCAEAADAIYTRQEDVRFWLEQGVDSFVFEALPKASEQMSLPRCGQVGDRGKPCVCRYGLSLAWYPCVLKYCHGRDRPTPYKCGIRSCQKSYSFDFSVPQRQLCLWDEDP from the exons ATGCGCCCACCCGGCCGCGGCGGGGTCCCCCCGGCGTCCCCTgcgctgctgctcctgctgctgccGGTGCTTATGCAGCTGCTTGGGGCGCCGCGCAGCGTGGGCGCGGGGACCGGGGCTGGCGCGCCGTCTGAGCTGCGGGTCCGCGTGCGGCTGCCCGACGGCCAGGTGACCGAGGAGAGTCTGCAGGCGGACAGCGACGCCGACAGCATCAGCCTGGAGCTGCGCAAGCCCGACGGCACCCTCATCTCCTTCACCGCCGACTTCAAGAAG GATGTGAAGATCTTCCGGGCCCTGATCCTAGGGGAGCTGGAGAAAGGGCAGAGCCAGTTCCAGGCCCTCTGCTTTGTCACCCGGCTGCACCACAATGAGATCATTCCCAGCGAGGCTATGGCCAAGCTCCGACAG AAAAATCCACGGGCAGTGCGGCAGGCTGAGGAGGTGCGGGGCCTGGAGCAGATGCACATGGACGTCACCGTGAACTTCAGCCAGGGGGGCCTGTTGAGCCCCCATCTCCGCAACGTGTGTGCCGAGGCCGCGGATGCCATCTACACCCGCCAGGAGGACGTCCGGTTCTGGCTGGAGCAAG GTGTGGACAGCTTCGTGTTCGAGGCCCTGCCCAAGGCCTCAGAGCAGATGTCGCTGCCTCGCTGTGGGCAGGTGGGGGACCGCGGGAAGCCCTGCGTCTGCCGCTACGGCCTGAGCCTGGCCTGGTACCCCTGCGTGCTCAAGTATTGCCACGGCCGTGACCGCCCGACACCCTACAAATGTGGCATCCGCAGCTGCCAGAAGAGCTACAGCTTCGACTTCTCCGTGCCTCAGAGGCAGCTGTGCCTGTGGGACGAGGACCCCTAG